Part of the ANME-2 cluster archaeon genome is shown below.
TATCCTCCAGTTCCTTGATGCGGGAGCGAACCTCCGTCTCAGGATAACCGGTAAGCCTGGCAATTTCTGCCGGGTCGATCTTTGGGTCCTGCTCTATAATCTCTAATATCTCATTCATGTCCATGCCTCACTTCAAATAAGCGTATTTTCTATGTATTTACAGGACATAGATATTACGCTTACTTACACGGGTGCAAGCCTGTCAAGGGTATCGCACAATTTATTCACGGTATCCTCTACGGTCTTCATGCCCTCTTCATCGGTATCGGCTTCCTTTTGTGTGATGCCGCCAAAATGACTGTTGTCGCCTACCACTATCATACCGTGGATATGCATCCAGGCATGAATGGACCAGACAGTATATTCCTGCCCACCATTACGGGAGGCCCCGACGGACAGTGCAGCACCGACCTTATCCTTCAGTAAAAACCCATTTCTCCTCAGGGGAAGGGTACGGTCGAACAGCATCTTTAACTGTCCGGACAGGGTTCCGAAATATACGGGCGAGGAGGCAATGATGCCATCGGCAGATGCAAGAGAACTGTTGATCCCTGCCATATCATCCTCGATGGGGCAGCTGTTTTTTTTTCTGCATACATGGCAATCCGTACAGGGGGATATGCGGGTATCGG
Proteins encoded:
- a CDS encoding flavodoxin family protein; its protein translation is MKIVGISGSPNRDGSNSHMIDRCLDIARQRGFEVEKISLADTRISPCTDCHVCRKKNSCPIEDDMAGINSSLASADGIIASSPVYFGTLSGQLKMLFDRTLPLRRNGFLLKDKVGAALSVGASRNGGQEYTVWSIHAWMHIHGMIVVGDNSHFGGITQKEADTDEEGMKTVEDTVNKLCDTLDRLAPV